The Verrucomicrobiota bacterium genome segment CAAATCGATAAAATGCGTGTGCAATTTGCCTTGGACAGGCCTTGGTATGTTCGTTATTCCCATTGGCTAGGGAATGCGGCGACATTAAATTTTGGCGAATCTTTCCAATACCGGGTCCCGGTCACTCAATTGATCGGGGACCGGCTCTTTAATACATTTATTGTCGCCTTTGCCTCGACCCTATTCTCGTGGTCGATTGCGATTCCCCTCGGGGTGTTAGCGGCGATTTATAAGGATTCCATCTTTGACCGGATAGCGGGATTCCTCGCTTTTGCTGCACTTTCCCTACCGGAACTCTTTTTAGCGCTCCTCGCCTTGTGGGTAGCCTTGGCTACGGGGCTTTTCCCTGTGGGAGGCCTTTATGGGGTGGACTATGATTATCTTTCCCCGGTGGGGAAAGCCCTTGATCTCTTGCACCACCTGATTTTGCCGACGCTCGTGCTGGGAATCGGGGGTATCGCCTCCCTCATGCGCTTGATGCGTGGGAATTTTATTGAAACTATGAGGGCCGAGTATGTGACGAGTGCAAAGGCAAAAGGGCTTTCCGACTTTGCCGTGTATTTTAAGCATGTCTTTCGTAATGCGATTAATCCCCTGATCACCGTTTTCGGTTATTCCCTCTCCGGCTTATTGAGCGGGGCATTCCTCGTGGAGAATGTGATGAGCCTGCCGGGATTGGGGCGGCTGACTGTCGAGGCCTTTTTTGCGAAGGATTATTACCTCGTGATGGCTAGTGTGATTATGGCTTCCGTACTGCTCATGGTGGGTAATCTGCTTGCCGATATATTATTAGCCGCCGTGGACCCGAGGATCCGTTATGATAAATAACCCCGTACAAGGCGAAAAATCCATTGAAGGGCGTCACCCCTGGCTTTTATCCTTCGATAAATTGCGCTCGAACCGGGTTGCTCTTTTTTGCCTGTATTTTTTGGCTGTGATTTATGTGTTAGTCCTACTTGCGCCCTTCCTGGCGCCCTATGACTACCGGAAGAATTTCCTCGATAAGTCATTCCAATCACCGACACGGATTCATTTTTTTACGGCGGAAGGGAAGTTTTTGTTCCGCCCTTTTATTTATGATTACCAGATGGCTGACCGGATAACGACGCGGTATGAGGAAGATAAAACAAAAATGTATCCCATCCGTTTTTTTGTCGAGGGGAATGAATACAAGCTTTTCGGGTTCATCCCGATGAAAACCCATTTTTTTGGGGTGGAAGCACCCGCCCGGATTTATTTACTCGGGGCCGATCAATATGGGCGTGATGTATTTTCGCGATTACTGATGGGGGGACAGATTTCCCTTTCGATCGGGTTGATCGGGTGTTTGATCACATTCCCCTTAGGCCTTTTGGTGGGCGGGATATCCGGTTATTACGGAGGGATATGGGATACGATCATTATGCGTTCCTCAGAGGTGCTGATGTCGGTGCCCGGGCTTTACCTGATTCTTTCGTTGAGGTCTTCATTCCCGCAGAATATGTCCTCGACACAAGTGTACCTGATGATCGTAGTGATCTTGAGCTTTATCGGGTGGGCGGGTTTTTCCCGGGTCATCCGCGGGATGGTACTTTCTGAACGGGAGAAACCTTATGTGGTGGCGGCTCGGGCCTTGGGACAAAAGGATTTGGTCATTATTATCCGGCATATCCTGCCTTCGACATTGAGTTATTGTATCGTGGCGGCGACCCTGTCGATTCCGGGGTATATCCTCGGTGAGGCGGCATTGAGTTTTATCGGGGTAGGCATCCAAGACCCGGACACCAGTTGGGGCCTCATGCTGGCCCAAGCCCAGAGCCATCGAGTTTTGACATCGTTTTGGTGGATTTTATCGCCGGGATTTGTCATTTTTGTGGTCGTTCTGGCATTTAACTTTCTGGGGGATGGACTCCGGGATGCTTTGGACCCTAAGATGAAAGTAATCAAATGAGTGAGCAACCAGCATTAGAACCCCTTTTGGACGTGCGCGATTTACGTATCCATTTCCAAGACGGCGACCAGATCGTGAAGGCTGTTGACGGAATATCATTCCAGCTGGCCAAGGGTGAAACCCTGGCTGTCGTCGGCGAAAGTGGCAGTGGCAAGAGTGTGACCGCCCTATCGATTACCAAGCTCATTGCGACACCCCCGGCGATTTATTCTGGGGGACAAATCCTTTTCCACGGGAAAGACACCCTTACCATGTCCCCGTCCGAGCTGCGCTCGATCCGGGGGAGGAAAATCTCTTATATCTTTCAGGAACCTTCCTCTTCCTTGAACCCCGTTTTTAAGATCCGCTCGCAAATTGCGGAGGTTCTCCAGCTACACCGTCCGGATATCAAGGATATTGACAGGGAGATTATCCGGTTATTAGAACTCGTCGGGATCAAGGACCCGGCCTTGAGGTTTCATGATTACCCCCACCAGCTCAGTGGCGGGATGCAACAACGTGTCATGATCGCAATGGCCCTGGCTTGTCATCCTGATTTACTCGTGGCGGAT includes the following:
- a CDS encoding ABC transporter permease — translated: MKTYIIRRLLHMIPVLLGISFLSFLLMELAPGDYLDTLRLNPQISAEQIDKMRVQFALDRPWYVRYSHWLGNAATLNFGESFQYRVPVTQLIGDRLFNTFIVAFASTLFSWSIAIPLGVLAAIYKDSIFDRIAGFLAFAALSLPELFLALLALWVALATGLFPVGGLYGVDYDYLSPVGKALDLLHHLILPTLVLGIGGIASLMRLMRGNFIETMRAEYVTSAKAKGLSDFAVYFKHVFRNAINPLITVFGYSLSGLLSGAFLVENVMSLPGLGRLTVEAFFAKDYYLVMASVIMASVLLMVGNLLADILLAAVDPRIRYDK
- a CDS encoding ABC transporter permease, whose translation is MINNPVQGEKSIEGRHPWLLSFDKLRSNRVALFCLYFLAVIYVLVLLAPFLAPYDYRKNFLDKSFQSPTRIHFFTAEGKFLFRPFIYDYQMADRITTRYEEDKTKMYPIRFFVEGNEYKLFGFIPMKTHFFGVEAPARIYLLGADQYGRDVFSRLLMGGQISLSIGLIGCLITFPLGLLVGGISGYYGGIWDTIIMRSSEVLMSVPGLYLILSLRSSFPQNMSSTQVYLMIVVILSFIGWAGFSRVIRGMVLSEREKPYVVAARALGQKDLVIIIRHILPSTLSYCIVAATLSIPGYILGEAALSFIGVGIQDPDTSWGLMLAQAQSHRVLTSFWWILSPGFVIFVVVLAFNFLGDGLRDALDPKMKVIK
- a CDS encoding ABC transporter ATP-binding protein is translated as MSEQPALEPLLDVRDLRIHFQDGDQIVKAVDGISFQLAKGETLAVVGESGSGKSVTALSITKLIATPPAIYSGGQILFHGKDTLTMSPSELRSIRGRKISYIFQEPSSSLNPVFKIRSQIAEVLQLHRPDIKDIDREIIRLLELVGIKDPALRFHDYPHQLSGGMQQRVMIAMALACHPDLLVADEPTTALDVTIQAQILELLRDLKKEIGMAIILITHNFSIISGIADKVAVMFRGKIVEFGPTAEVIKNPQHPYTQALIECVPRMGARAKRLKTIDYSKVNV